A DNA window from Pogona vitticeps strain Pit_001003342236 chromosome 2, PviZW2.1, whole genome shotgun sequence contains the following coding sequences:
- the LOC110073477 gene encoding uncharacterized protein LOC110073477 yields MAPRIRLNLAKPLPTISEAFEEVLEDITSNTKSFGNVYLSSDSCSGEENYLQSVYQQARPAFLVPPENKHKIQDINKSRKLHNNYRVLKFSETPKMVSRYTLPNMLLLERQCFVLDCIKTYSSSNMDPLDTDTQKNHRWRCPKGYENTDNDDAKHNFHGISLGTPQEKVIEKHDLVSLFPRIPSPRPPPKEDGGQELRNLKNQDKMQTLKSNPNQKENELLIVNGKSIWLHPPKEAALGAKVMRSQRGQPTVKTATCSEREKVKSSIYIPDSKREASSREHHVQFFHSDQPAANLDWLSEYQSAWKEAKMRACLLPAIAES; encoded by the coding sequence ATGGCTCCTCGGATAAGACTGAACTTAGCTAAGCCTCTTCCAACCATCAGTGAAGCTTTTGAGGAAGTGCTAGAAGACATAACAAGCAACACAAAAAGTTTTGGGAATGTTTATCTGAGTTCGGATTCTTGTTCTGGTGAAGAAAACTACCTTCAATCTGTCTACCAGCAGGCAAGGCCTGCGTTCCTGGTACCACCAGAAAATAAGCATAAAATCCAAGACATCAACAAATCTAGAAAGCTACACAATAATTACAGGGTCTTAAAATTCTCAGAAACACCAAAAATGGTCTCCAGATATACCCTTCCTAACATGCTATTGTTAGAGAGACAGTGCTTCGTTCTTGATTGCATCAAAACTTACTCCAGCTCAAACATGGACCCATTGGATACAGACACTCAGAAAAATCATAGGTGGAGATGTCCTAAGGGCTATGAGAACACTGATAATGATGACGCAAAGCACAACTTTCATGGCATCAGTTTGGGCACACCTCAAGAAAAAGTAATAGAGAAACACGATCTTGTCAGCCTCTTTCCAAGAATTCCCTCCCCGAGACCACCGCCCAAGGAGGATGGTGGCCAAGAGCTAAGAAACCTGAAAAACCAAGACAAGATGCAAACTCTGAAAAGCAATCcaaatcagaaagaaaatgaactCCTTATTGTTAATGGCAAATCCATATGGCTGCATCCACCCAAAGAAGCCGCACTTGGTGCCAAGGTTATGAGATCACAAAGAGGGCAACCAACAGTGAAGACAGCAACCTGTTCTGAAAGAGAGAAGGTAAAATCTTCCATTTATATTCCAGATAGCAAGAGAGAAGCAAGTAGCAGAGAACACCATGTGCAGTTCTTCCATAGTGATCAACCGGCTGCAAATTTGGACTGGCTTTCAGAATACCAAAGTgcatggaaagaagcaaagatGAGGGCTTGCCTGCTCCCAGCCATTGCCGAatcatga